Proteins encoded together in one Telopea speciosissima isolate NSW1024214 ecotype Mountain lineage chromosome 6, Tspe_v1, whole genome shotgun sequence window:
- the LOC122664057 gene encoding heavy metal-associated isoprenylated plant protein 30: MPKARPLSLQTVELKVRMCCDGCERVVKNAIHKLRGVDSVEVDLEMEKVTVTGYVDRNKVLKAVRRSGKRAEFWPYPDPPLYFTSANYYFKDTTHDYKESYNYWRHGYNVADRHGLIPPTSRGDDKVSNMFNDDNVNACCLM, translated from the exons ATGCCTAAGGCTCGTCCGCTATCGTTGCAG aCCGTGGAGCTTAAAGTGAGGATGTGTTGCGACGGCTGCGAGAGGGTTGTGAAAAATGCCATACATAAGCTTAGAG gGGTTGATTCAGTGGAGGTGGACTTAGAGATGGAGAAGGTGACGGTGACAGGGTATGTGGACCGTAATAAGGTCTTGAAAGCAGTAAGGAGGAGCGGGAAAAGGGCAGAGTTCTGGCCATACCCAGACCCACCTTTGTACTTCACTTCCGCCAACTATTACTTCAAAGACACCACCCATGACTATAAAGAGAGCTACAACTACTGGCGCCATGGTTACAATGTTGCTGACAGGCATGGTCTTATTCCTCCCACTTCCAGAGGCGATGACAAGGTTAGCAACATGTTCAATGACGACAACGTCAACGCCTGCTGTCTCATGTAA